In Oceanobacillus sp. FSL K6-2867, one DNA window encodes the following:
- a CDS encoding oligopeptide/dipeptide ABC transporter ATP-binding protein: MKEKILEVKNLKKYFDMGKGTMLQAVNDVSFHVNKGETFGLVGESGCGKSTIGRTILGLYSKTAGDVIFDNENVHTLSEKERFQFYRRMQMIFQDPYASLNPRSTVREVISEPMEVHGLYKNKKAQLERVYQLLEEVGLNRDHANRYPHEFSGGQRQRIGIARALALNPDFIIADEPISALDVSVQAQVVNLLKELQQEKGLTFLFIAHDLSMVKQFSDRIGVMYLGNMVELTESNQLYEKPLHPYTQALLSAIPIPDPDIEEKRERIILKGELPSPTNPPSGCVFRTRCPMAMEVCSQVKPMWQEVEQEHYVACHLYDETIGNKKSIKNKSETLPVH, from the coding sequence ATGAAAGAAAAAATACTAGAAGTAAAAAACCTCAAAAAGTATTTTGATATGGGTAAAGGAACAATGCTGCAAGCTGTAAATGATGTGAGCTTTCATGTAAATAAAGGAGAAACCTTTGGCCTAGTTGGGGAATCAGGCTGCGGAAAATCAACGATTGGACGGACAATTCTCGGTCTGTATAGTAAAACCGCTGGAGATGTTATTTTTGACAATGAGAATGTTCATACTTTGTCTGAAAAAGAGCGATTTCAATTTTACCGGAGAATGCAGATGATTTTTCAGGATCCCTATGCATCTTTAAATCCAAGATCAACGGTAAGAGAAGTGATTTCAGAGCCAATGGAGGTTCATGGTTTATATAAAAACAAGAAGGCACAATTAGAACGAGTGTATCAGCTTTTAGAAGAAGTAGGCTTAAATCGTGATCATGCTAATCGCTATCCACATGAGTTCAGTGGCGGGCAGCGTCAACGAATTGGAATTGCACGCGCCTTGGCACTCAATCCGGATTTTATTATTGCAGACGAACCAATTTCCGCATTGGATGTATCTGTCCAAGCACAAGTAGTTAATTTATTAAAGGAGCTGCAGCAGGAAAAGGGTCTCACCTTTTTATTTATTGCTCATGACCTGTCGATGGTAAAGCAGTTTTCAGATCGCATTGGAGTTATGTATTTAGGAAATATGGTAGAGCTGACAGAAAGCAATCAGCTCTATGAAAAACCGCTCCATCCGTACACACAGGCATTGCTGTCTGCCATTCCAATTCCAGACCCTGATATTGAAGAAAAGCGAGAACGAATCATTTTAAAAGGAGAATTACCAAGTCCGACGAATCCCCCAAGTGGGTGTGTCTTCAGAACACGCTGTCCAATGGCAATGGAAGTATGTTCACAAGTAAAGCCCATGTGGCAGGAGGTAGAACAAGAGCATTACGTAGCCTGTCATTTGTATGATGAAACAATCGGCAATAAAAAATCCATAAAAAATAAATCCGAAACATTACCTGTACACTAA
- a CDS encoding flagellar hook-basal body protein: MSHIMNQAAVTMNQLQQKLDIIGNNMANSQTTGYKSRQAEFSSLLFSQINNLSARENAEGRLTPDGIRIGSGAKIGSVGNDLTLGSISETGRALDAALTRENYLFQIQVDQNGQNETLYTRDGSFFLSPVNNNEAVMLTTGDGHPVLGQDGPIVLSDGFDSIALRENGQIVVTRGGQDAVEAQVQVVQAIRPTILEAAGENMLRLPDLNNLGYEMNEIIEEVGVNENMIQSGALEQSNVDLSKQMTDLIMTQRSYQFNARTISMGDQMMGLVNQLRS; encoded by the coding sequence ATGTCTCACATAATGAATCAAGCAGCTGTCACAATGAACCAGCTGCAGCAAAAGCTCGATATTATCGGCAACAATATGGCAAACAGTCAGACAACAGGTTACAAAAGCCGCCAAGCTGAATTTTCTTCGCTCTTGTTTAGCCAAATCAATAATTTATCCGCTCGAGAAAATGCTGAAGGACGACTAACACCAGACGGTATACGAATTGGCTCGGGAGCAAAAATTGGTTCAGTGGGCAACGATTTGACACTTGGTTCCATTTCTGAAACAGGGAGAGCACTTGATGCTGCGTTGACACGAGAAAATTATCTGTTTCAAATTCAAGTAGATCAAAATGGTCAGAATGAAACATTATACACCAGAGACGGATCCTTTTTTCTGAGTCCAGTAAATAACAATGAGGCAGTCATGTTAACGACAGGTGATGGCCACCCAGTACTTGGTCAAGATGGTCCGATTGTTCTTTCAGATGGATTCGATTCGATTGCCCTTCGTGAAAACGGCCAAATTGTTGTTACACGTGGTGGTCAAGATGCTGTTGAAGCACAGGTGCAAGTTGTGCAAGCAATTCGACCAACCATACTTGAAGCAGCAGGTGAGAACATGTTACGCCTTCCTGACCTCAATAACCTTGGATATGAAATGAATGAAATAATCGAGGAGGTAGGTGTTAATGAGAATATGATTCAAAGCGGTGCACTTGAACAGTCAAATGTGGACTTATCAAAGCAAATGACCGATTTGATTATGACTCAGCGTTCCTACCAGTTTAATGCCCGAACGATTTCAATGGGTGACCAAATGATGGGGCTCGTTAATCAGCTAAGATCTTAA
- a CDS encoding lmo0937 family membrane protein produces MLWTIFVLLIILWLLGFSFDIAGGLVHILLVIALILLIFRLVTGRKIT; encoded by the coding sequence ATGCTTTGGACTATATTTGTCCTGCTTATCATTTTATGGTTACTTGGATTTTCATTTGATATAGCTGGCGGGCTGGTTCATATTCTGCTCGTTATTGCGTTGATCCTTTTAATCTTTAGATTAGTTACAGGCAGAAAAATCACATAA
- a CDS encoding AimR family lysis-lysogeny pheromone receptor: protein MFIAKFMTPLSELTITEMMNILNLEKDAASAKESMKNICLHSKSQNIQKRGMEYLYMYGFMRELELLIQKNLESDNPSNRLWGEIYRIMVAQRCFKTSPTETLAQLSYFRSRYSTNEPELLFLIELIQEKAYQHLNQFDRIGNLMVTHQQYFSEIEERLLVVFFKVRLYKIKVVYHIMRNELIMARKYAYRALNMIDSPQLHAHVHTYLGLSYTHDTYESGIYHLDKALKISEDHNLLYMINILENYNIPFLSAHYKMVEDIYTADKGEQAHIELAKGNNEKAIDILSEIPSKTPFQLYYLGKAKQDKGLLRKSYNHFIGKRSDYFFSKLPLDAMRKL from the coding sequence TTGTTTATTGCAAAGTTTATGACTCCATTATCGGAGCTTACAATAACAGAAATGATGAATATATTAAATTTGGAAAAGGATGCAGCTTCAGCAAAGGAATCGATGAAGAATATTTGTTTGCATTCTAAATCACAGAATATCCAAAAAAGAGGCATGGAATATTTGTACATGTACGGATTTATGCGGGAGCTTGAATTATTAATTCAAAAAAACCTGGAGTCGGACAACCCATCCAATCGACTTTGGGGAGAAATTTATCGCATTATGGTGGCGCAGCGTTGCTTTAAGACTAGTCCGACAGAAACTCTGGCACAATTGTCATACTTCAGGAGCCGCTATTCTACCAACGAACCAGAGTTATTATTTCTAATTGAATTGATTCAAGAAAAGGCATACCAGCATCTTAATCAATTTGATAGAATTGGGAATTTAATGGTTACACATCAACAATATTTTTCAGAAATTGAGGAAAGGCTTCTTGTTGTCTTTTTTAAAGTGAGATTGTACAAAATAAAAGTTGTTTACCATATTATGCGAAATGAATTAATCATGGCTAGAAAATACGCATATCGTGCATTAAATATGATTGATAGCCCACAGCTTCATGCACATGTACATACGTATTTAGGGTTATCTTATACGCATGATACGTATGAAAGTGGCATTTATCATTTAGATAAGGCATTAAAAATTTCGGAAGACCATAATTTGCTTTACATGATCAATATACTCGAAAATTACAATATTCCTTTTCTTTCTGCACATTATAAAATGGTTGAAGATATCTATACAGCAGATAAAGGAGAACAAGCCCATATTGAATTAGCAAAAGGCAATAATGAAAAGGCAATAGATATTTTAAGTGAAATACCAAGCAAAACGCCGTTTCAGCTTTATTATTTAGGAAAGGCAAAGCAGGATAAAGGGTTACTGAGGAAATCTTATAATCATTTTATCGGAAAACGCAGTGATTATTTTTTCAGCAAGCTACCGTTAGATGCGATGAGGAAATTATAG
- the fabZ gene encoding 3-hydroxyacyl-ACP dehydratase FabZ — MLDVEQIKEIIPHRYPFLLVDKVTEMEQGKRVVGLKNVSINEPFFQGHFPDYPVMPGVLIVEALAQVGAIAVLNIEGNKGKIGFLAGVDKCRFKRQVKPGDQLKLEVEILRMKGPVGKGKGIATVDGEVACEAEITFAIK, encoded by the coding sequence ATGTTAGATGTTGAGCAAATTAAAGAAATTATTCCACACAGATATCCATTTTTATTGGTTGATAAAGTAACAGAGATGGAACAAGGAAAGCGCGTCGTTGGTCTGAAAAATGTAAGTATCAATGAACCGTTTTTCCAAGGGCATTTCCCAGATTATCCCGTTATGCCAGGTGTTTTAATTGTGGAAGCCCTCGCGCAGGTTGGGGCTATTGCAGTGTTAAATATAGAAGGCAACAAAGGGAAGATTGGTTTCCTGGCAGGAGTCGATAAATGCCGATTTAAACGTCAAGTAAAACCAGGTGATCAGCTGAAATTAGAAGTAGAGATTCTTCGAATGAAAGGCCCGGTTGGTAAAGGTAAAGGAATCGCAACAGTTGATGGTGAGGTAGCTTGTGAAGCAGAAATT
- a CDS encoding rod shape-determining protein has product MFSRDIGIDLGTANVLIHVKGKGIVLNEPSVVAMDRNTGKVLEVGEEARRMVGRTPGNIEATRPLKDGVIADFDVTEAMLKHFINKINVKGLLSKPRMLICCPTNITKVEQKAIKEAAEKSGGKKVYLEEEPKVAAIGAGMEIFQPSGNMVVDIGGGTTDVAVLSMGGIVTSESIKMAGDKFDVDILQYIKKKYKLLIGERTAEDIKINVATVSKGSRSEEMDIRGRDMVTGLPRTITVGSEEIQAALSESVSLIVQAAKSVLERTPPELSADIIDRGVILTGGGALLHGIDELLAEELKVPVFIAEDPMDCVAKGTGIMLENIDKIERSKIG; this is encoded by the coding sequence ATGTTTTCTAGAGATATTGGAATCGACCTTGGAACTGCCAATGTTTTGATTCATGTAAAAGGAAAAGGAATTGTGTTAAATGAGCCATCTGTTGTAGCAATGGACCGAAATACTGGAAAAGTATTAGAAGTAGGGGAAGAAGCACGTCGTATGGTTGGACGTACGCCAGGAAATATTGAAGCCACTCGTCCATTGAAAGATGGAGTTATTGCTGACTTTGATGTAACAGAAGCTATGTTAAAGCATTTTATAAATAAAATTAATGTAAAAGGGTTATTATCGAAGCCAAGAATGCTTATTTGCTGCCCAACGAATATCACAAAAGTAGAGCAAAAGGCGATTAAGGAAGCGGCTGAGAAATCCGGCGGAAAGAAAGTTTATTTGGAAGAAGAGCCGAAAGTTGCAGCAATCGGTGCTGGAATGGAAATCTTCCAACCTAGTGGTAATATGGTCGTAGACATTGGTGGAGGAACGACAGATGTAGCGGTTCTTTCCATGGGAGGAATTGTAACATCAGAATCTATCAAAATGGCCGGCGATAAGTTTGATGTTGATATACTGCAGTACATTAAGAAGAAATATAAACTTTTAATTGGTGAACGTACAGCAGAGGATATCAAAATTAATGTTGCTACTGTCTCTAAAGGATCACGCAGTGAAGAAATGGATATCCGCGGCCGTGATATGGTAACTGGATTACCGCGCACGATTACTGTCGGTTCTGAAGAAATTCAAGCAGCACTGAGCGAATCTGTATCTCTTATTGTACAGGCAGCAAAATCGGTGCTGGAGCGTACGCCGCCGGAATTATCTGCAGATATTATTGATCGTGGAGTTATTTTAACTGGTGGCGGTGCATTATTACATGGTATCGATGAGCTTTTAGCAGAGGAATTGAAGGTTCCTGTATTTATTGCAGAGGATCCGATGGATTGTGTTGCAAAAGGAACAGGGATTATGCTCGAGAATATTGATAAAATAGAACGCAGCAAAATTGGCTAA
- the spoIID gene encoding stage II sporulation protein D: protein MNKRKHTYYSNSVPKSLKKKKASLKKQIIKKQQQKLEYTKTQQAPLKKIIPLKNRKTRYFDNRNQSTWKIPTAIVLAGLLLFILVIPAVIVAMFGEGKQESIVTQEKEAEATVELDQSPISIAVMRQAKDTVEDIPLEEYVAGVVASEMPATFELEALKAQALAARTFTVNHLLHGDAEGNYDVTDTVNHQVFKNEQELKELWGKEFSDNMNKIKQAVQETEGQILTYNDAPINAAFFSTSNGYTENSEEYWDNEVSYLRSVESPWDVDSPKFLGRETFTIAQVEEALAIDLPKDAPLYIEMERTKSGRVSNIAIEDNNFTGREVREGLELKSSDFTVTQNNGHLIFTTEGFGHGVGMSQYGADGMAREGKTYEEIVKHYYQDVDISTINETAPTLVSK from the coding sequence GTGAACAAAAGAAAGCACACATATTATTCCAATTCTGTTCCAAAATCCTTAAAAAAAAAGAAAGCATCCTTGAAAAAGCAAATAATAAAAAAACAGCAGCAGAAATTGGAATATACAAAAACACAACAAGCGCCACTCAAAAAAATTATTCCATTAAAAAATCGAAAAACACGGTACTTCGATAATCGGAACCAATCGACATGGAAGATCCCTACTGCGATTGTATTAGCTGGACTGCTGTTATTCATCCTCGTCATCCCTGCGGTTATTGTAGCGATGTTTGGTGAAGGGAAGCAGGAATCTATTGTGACACAGGAAAAGGAAGCAGAAGCTACCGTGGAGTTAGATCAATCACCAATTTCTATAGCAGTGATGCGACAAGCGAAAGATACAGTGGAGGACATACCATTGGAAGAATATGTAGCAGGAGTAGTTGCTTCAGAGATGCCAGCCACATTTGAGTTAGAGGCATTAAAAGCACAGGCTCTAGCTGCCCGAACATTTACAGTTAACCATCTATTGCATGGTGATGCAGAAGGAAACTATGACGTAACCGATACGGTGAATCATCAGGTTTTTAAAAATGAGCAAGAGCTGAAAGAATTATGGGGTAAAGAATTCTCTGATAACATGAATAAAATTAAGCAAGCAGTTCAGGAAACAGAGGGTCAGATTTTAACTTATAATGATGCACCAATCAATGCAGCCTTTTTTTCTACGAGCAATGGGTATACAGAAAACTCTGAGGAATATTGGGATAATGAAGTCTCCTATTTAAGAAGCGTGGAGAGTCCATGGGATGTGGATTCACCGAAGTTCCTTGGCCGTGAAACATTTACGATCGCACAAGTGGAAGAGGCACTTGCAATTGACTTGCCCAAGGACGCACCTTTATATATCGAAATGGAGCGAACGAAAAGCGGGCGGGTCAGTAACATCGCGATTGAAGATAATAACTTTACAGGCAGGGAAGTTAGAGAAGGACTTGAGCTTAAATCAAGCGACTTTACGGTAACGCAAAATAATGGGCATCTTATCTTTACAACAGAAGGCTTCGGTCATGGCGTTGGAATGAGCCAGTATGGTGCCGATGGAATGGCGAGAGAAGGCAAAACCTACGAAGAAATCGTCAAACATTATTATCAGGATGTTGATATTAGTACAATAAATGAAACAGCACCGACCCTCGTCTCGAAATAG
- a CDS encoding DNA-directed RNA polymerase subunit beta: MSTNQSEKNSRRALKEEKQATKKLKAPKESPKSSSASDKQSRKQQKLKHKAEKKENRRPRRRIFPIWLRIIIVLILAAAALVAGLMIGYGIIGDGVPTDALKKETWQHIIDIVTKVE; this comes from the coding sequence ATGTCAACAAACCAATCTGAAAAAAACTCTAGAAGAGCTCTGAAAGAAGAAAAACAAGCAACAAAGAAACTGAAAGCACCGAAAGAGTCTCCTAAATCTAGTTCAGCTTCAGATAAGCAGTCCAGAAAACAGCAAAAGCTAAAACATAAAGCTGAAAAAAAGGAAAATAGAAGACCGCGACGTCGTATTTTTCCTATTTGGCTACGGATTATCATTGTTTTAATTCTTGCTGCTGCTGCACTAGTTGCTGGATTGATGATTGGCTATGGAATTATTGGTGACGGTGTTCCAACTGATGCACTAAAAAAAGAAACGTGGCAGCATATCATTGATATTGTTACAAAGGTAGAATAA
- a CDS encoding flagellar hook-basal body protein: MLRGFYTAASGMISQQRQQEALANNIANANTPGYKADQTSLRAFPELLLKEMGSQKRLPTTQGELQFPIQTPIGSINTGVYVQETIPNFNQGDIRETGITTDIALVGGTMPDETGSLFFTVQNEAGVVRYTRNGNFTIDGQGFLVTNQGYYVLDDAGNPIETNGMEFEVSSEGILRTPEQAVQLGISYTADVNGMVKEGNDLFAGEAGQVPAGAEFSIHQGYLEQSNVDTMQTMTDMMNAYRMFETNQRVLKAYDESMGKAVSEIGRIG, from the coding sequence ATGTTACGAGGCTTTTATACAGCAGCTAGTGGAATGATTTCACAGCAAAGACAGCAGGAAGCATTGGCGAATAATATTGCAAATGCGAATACACCAGGCTATAAAGCAGACCAGACAAGCTTGCGTGCTTTTCCTGAATTATTGCTGAAAGAAATGGGATCGCAGAAACGTCTGCCTACGACACAGGGAGAGTTGCAATTCCCGATTCAGACACCCATTGGTTCCATCAACACAGGTGTTTATGTACAAGAGACAATTCCAAATTTTAACCAAGGTGATATCAGAGAGACTGGAATAACTACCGATATTGCTCTTGTAGGGGGCACAATGCCTGATGAAACGGGCTCCTTGTTTTTCACGGTACAAAACGAGGCTGGAGTAGTGCGCTATACAAGAAATGGTAATTTTACTATTGATGGACAAGGCTTTCTTGTGACCAATCAAGGCTATTATGTGCTTGACGATGCAGGTAACCCGATTGAAACAAACGGAATGGAATTTGAGGTTTCGTCAGAAGGTATTTTGCGAACTCCTGAACAAGCGGTTCAGCTCGGTATTTCATACACTGCAGATGTAAACGGCATGGTCAAGGAAGGAAATGATCTTTTTGCTGGTGAGGCAGGACAGGTCCCGGCAGGAGCAGAATTCTCCATTCATCAGGGTTATCTTGAACAATCAAATGTGGATACCATGCAAACGATGACAGATATGATGAACGCTTACCGGATGTTCGAAACGAATCAGCGTGTTCTAAAAGCCTATGATGAAAGCATGGGTAAAGCTGTATCTGAAATTGGTCGCATTGGGTAG
- a CDS encoding C40 family peptidase, which produces MINQTFEQLPDPMWVTAVQVATVWTEPQSARDIDAAGISNPTDIDDWINHLSYEESLALCNENRVQTQVLYGDPVEITAVKDDWAHVVIPSQPSHKDERGYPGWIPLKQLKKVAKKDWQTDQLAAVKLDKAWLESETGEKVMKLSYMTMLPVKSSDSLRTQVITPHGIFVLPTEALHIFPTEKGITKGNGNEIVKAVEPFQTLDYFWGGMSSFGYDCSGLAYAAHKANGYQIARDAGDQANGGEPVKFNQLQPGDLLFFAYEEGKGSLHHVGIYYGHGRMLHSPQTGKGIEIITLAGTKYEKELCAARRYWHNEGEQPA; this is translated from the coding sequence ATGATTAATCAAACGTTTGAACAACTACCTGATCCAATGTGGGTCACTGCGGTTCAAGTAGCAACTGTCTGGACAGAACCGCAATCAGCAAGGGATATCGATGCAGCGGGGATATCAAATCCAACAGATATCGACGATTGGATCAATCATTTGTCCTACGAGGAGAGTCTTGCGCTTTGTAATGAAAACCGTGTGCAAACGCAAGTTTTATACGGGGATCCTGTAGAAATTACAGCTGTTAAAGATGATTGGGCCCATGTGGTAATTCCCTCACAGCCGTCCCATAAAGATGAACGTGGCTATCCTGGCTGGATTCCGCTGAAGCAACTGAAAAAAGTAGCAAAAAAAGACTGGCAAACAGATCAATTGGCAGCTGTTAAGCTGGATAAAGCTTGGCTGGAGTCAGAGACTGGAGAAAAAGTAATGAAGCTTAGCTATATGACAATGCTGCCTGTTAAATCATCAGATAGCCTCCGAACACAAGTGATAACGCCACACGGCATTTTTGTATTGCCAACAGAAGCACTACATATCTTTCCGACAGAAAAAGGAATCACTAAAGGGAATGGTAATGAAATTGTGAAGGCAGTTGAACCGTTCCAAACCCTAGATTACTTTTGGGGAGGCATGAGTTCGTTCGGCTATGATTGCTCTGGTCTGGCATATGCTGCCCATAAAGCGAATGGTTACCAAATAGCACGTGATGCTGGAGATCAGGCAAATGGAGGTGAGCCGGTTAAATTTAATCAATTGCAGCCTGGAGATTTACTGTTTTTCGCTTATGAAGAAGGAAAGGGAAGCCTGCATCATGTCGGGATTTATTATGGACATGGCAGAATGCTGCACTCACCGCAAACTGGCAAAGGAATTGAAATTATAACGCTAGCGGGAACAAAATACGAAAAAGAATTATGTGCGGCAAGACGTTACTGGCACAATGAAGGGGAGCAACCAGCATGA
- a CDS encoding M23 family metallopeptidase, which yields MSEEFKGGPKNKWSRIYRKKWFFPALYLTIAAVLLSAVVWYQNLDNQVSDTTETENLTDEYSPIPNEEGAEPVIEQQELIQMPVENSDQAEIVTKFFDYNAEQEDRENALVLYNNRFYQSTGVDIASADAETFDVVAALTGTVEEVKEDPLLGNVVILLHGEDVKTYYASLEEVSVSAGAEIKQGEKLGTAGKSIFGKDSGTHVHFEIRKDGKEVNPESFFNQPVSSLESITEEAKEDSEVNEDSAANGDSAESEDSTESEDSAESEEPADESSDTDDVLEEKPEDAPSDEAGDSEQDTDEQLETENE from the coding sequence ATGAGTGAAGAATTTAAAGGCGGTCCAAAAAATAAATGGAGTCGCATTTATCGCAAGAAGTGGTTTTTCCCAGCTCTATACTTGACAATTGCAGCAGTATTATTGTCAGCGGTTGTGTGGTATCAAAATCTAGATAATCAAGTCTCAGATACGACAGAAACCGAGAATCTGACAGATGAGTACAGCCCAATCCCAAATGAGGAGGGTGCAGAGCCGGTTATTGAGCAGCAGGAACTGATTCAAATGCCAGTAGAGAACTCAGATCAAGCAGAAATCGTAACTAAATTTTTTGACTACAACGCAGAACAAGAAGATCGAGAGAATGCACTAGTGCTCTACAACAACAGATTCTATCAAAGTACGGGAGTGGATATCGCGTCAGCTGATGCAGAAACATTCGATGTTGTAGCAGCTTTAACAGGTACTGTTGAGGAAGTGAAGGAAGATCCGCTTTTAGGAAACGTTGTGATTCTATTACATGGTGAGGATGTAAAGACTTACTATGCCAGTTTAGAAGAGGTTAGTGTTTCTGCTGGGGCAGAAATAAAACAGGGTGAAAAACTTGGTACTGCAGGAAAAAGTATTTTTGGCAAGGATAGCGGAACGCATGTCCACTTTGAAATCAGAAAAGATGGAAAAGAAGTGAACCCAGAAAGCTTTTTCAATCAGCCTGTAAGCAGTCTCGAAAGTATTACAGAGGAAGCTAAGGAAGACTCTGAAGTGAATGAAGATTCCGCAGCAAATGGAGATTCCGCGGAAAGTGAAGATTCAACAGAAAGTGAAGATTCCGCAGAAAGTGAAGAACCAGCAGATGAGTCATCAGATACGGATGATGTATTGGAAGAGAAGCCGGAAGATGCTCCAAGTGATGAAGCAGGGGACTCTGAACAAGACACAGATGAACAATTAGAAACTGAAAATGAATAA
- the spoIIID gene encoding sporulation transcriptional regulator SpoIIID yields MHDYIKERTIRIGRHVVETRKTVRTIAKEFGVSKSTVHKDLTERLPEINPELANQVKEILEYHKAIRHLRGGEATRQKYKIDGKKVPEEKPAG; encoded by the coding sequence GTGCATGATTACATCAAAGAGAGAACAATCAGGATAGGAAGGCATGTCGTGGAGACAAGAAAAACAGTCCGAACGATTGCAAAGGAATTTGGTGTTTCTAAAAGCACAGTTCATAAAGACTTAACAGAACGATTGCCGGAGATTAACCCAGAGCTCGCAAATCAAGTAAAGGAAATTCTTGAATATCATAAAGCAATTCGGCATCTTCGTGGGGGGGAGGCGACAAGGCAAAAATATAAAATTGATGGAAAAAAAGTGCCAGAGGAAAAACCAGCTGGTTAG